TGAAACCATAAAAAGGCGTGAGATCAAAGCCACCGCCAAACCACCATACAGGAGGCTCACCTTCTTTTTCAGCAATAAAGAAACGTACATTTGCATGACTGGTTGGGACATAGGGATTAAGTGGATGAATGACAAGAGAAACGCCCATCGCTTGGTAACTGCGACCTGCTAATTCAGGACGATGAGCTGTAGCAGAAGCGGGCATTGAAGCTCCTGAAATATGTGAAAAATTCACACCGGCTTTTTCAAAAACCTTACCTTCCGTTAATACACGGCTTCTTCCGCCGCCACCATCTTCTCGTTGCCAGCAATCTTCCATGAAGGTTGATTGACCATCAAGTTGTTCTAGCTGCTTGCAAAGGTGATCCTGTAATGAGAGGAAAAAATTCTTAACTTGATATATATTAGGTATATTCATAATTAAATTATAACTATTTGATATTATTTAAATAACTCTAATTTTTTGACGAGTTTTTTTGTTTATTTATGCAATTGTTTATATATAGAACGCTGAACAAACCTATAAACAAGACATAAGATAAGAACAGTGTAAAAGAAAAGACAGGAAAGAATAAGGGTGAATGTGTGATCAATAAAACGAGGTCAGTACTACTTGTCGCGCTAGACAATGGAAACTCGTAGGTTCAGTGCAACTTTCCCTCTGCAAGAAAAAGGAGGACCTGCACCGCGCTGAAGTGGAAAAACTGATGGAACACACCACTGACCACGTATTTTTATAAGCTGGTTTGAAAGGTACTGCAAAAAGAAAAAGCCCTGAGTCAAAAACTCAGGGCTTATAGATTCTGGCGGTGCGGACGGGACTCGAACCCGCGACCCCCGGCGTGACAGGCCGGTATTCTAACCAACTGAACTACCGCACCGCGGGGTGTTCTGGTTGAGAACGGGGCTGATAATACGGGCTACAGTAAAATCCGTCAATCGCTTTTTATAACAAAATGGTTCGCTTGCACAGTTTTTAATCCAAGCAAAGCATTTATCCCCATTTTACGACTCTTTTATCAATGTAATTGCTCAGGTTTTACCCGCCAAAGACAGCTTCCTCCTTTCTTTTCCACCAGATCCAAACGAGATTCATGCTGAATTAATTCTTCATCGGAAGCATAAACAATTTTCAGCTCTGTCTGTGGGCGAGTAATTTTCTGGATTTCGGCAACTTGAGCACTACCTGATGTTTCCCCTTCCATCGAAAAAGCCAATGATGTCTGACCACCTGTCATTGCCAGATAAACATCAGCCAGGATCTCGGCATCGAGCAATGCCCCGTGAAGAGTACGTTTGGCATTATCGATATGGTAACGCTCACACAACGCATCGAGGTTATTACGCTTGCCAGGGAAAAGTTTTCTCGCCAACATCAAGCTATCTGTAATGCTACAAAATTCAGCAGTTGGTGGAATATTTCGATTCAGTTTACTGAATTCATAATCCATAAAGCCGATATCAAACGTTGCGTTATGAATAATCAACTCAGCACCACGGATAAACTCAATGAATTCATCAGAAATATCCGCAAATTTCGGTTTATCCTGCAAAAATTCATCACTGATCCCATGAACTTCAAATGCTTCGGGATCAACTAACCGTTCCGGTTTGATATAAATATGAAAATGGCGTCCTGTCAAACGACGGTTAATAACCTCTACGGCACCAATTTCAATGATATTGTGTCCCTCATAGTGAACACCTAATTTGTTCATACCGGTTGTTTCGGTATCGAGGACGATTTGGCGGGTAATAGCAGTGCTCATAATGTTTTTTTGTGTCAGACTTAGATTTTTGATTAAAGACAATATAGGAATAGTCTACCAAAAATGAACAAACAGGTAGAAATTTTCACCGATGGTTCTTGCCTCGGCAATCCTGGTCCTGGCGGATATGGCGTTTTACTCCGCTACCAACAGCAAGAAAAAACCTTGAGTGGCGGTTATTTTCGTACAACCAACAACCGAATGGAATTAATGGCAGCCATAATAGGCTTGGAAGCACTCAAACGTCCCTGTCCCGTAATCCTGACGACGGACAGCCAGTACGTGCGTCAAGGGATCACTCAATGGATCCATAACTGGAAAAAACGTGGCTGGAAAAAAGCCGACAAATCTCCTGTTCTCAATGTCGATCTCTGGCAGCGGCTAGATAAAGCTATCTCGCTGCATGACATTGATTGGCGTTGGGTTAAAGGTCACGCCGGACATCGGGAGAATGAACAGTGTGATGAGCTGGCTCGCACAGCCGCTAATAACCCGACTCAAACAGATGATGGCTATATCGAAAGTGAAAATTAGCCCGTCAATTAATAGCGTCGGTGAATATTTTTTGCTGCCCCCAACGCATTATTGAATCTTGGTTTCATCAATGTTGCCCGCATGGGGTTTAATGTCAACGGTATTGTCCGTTTGCGGGCAATAATCACATTCAAACAACCAAATATTGACATACAGGAGTTATCAAAACGCTTTCCGCTATGCCACGGTAAAACGTGAAAATTAGCATGATGAATAACTTCATAATTAAGAAGACGTAGCCAATCTAATTGGCGCAACATTGAAAACATTTGGGTTCTGCAAGATTGCCGATGATATATCGGGGCAATCATTTTCCTGAAACCTAATATGCTTACTGGATTAAAACCACTGATAACCAACCAGCCATCATCTATCATGATCCGATCAACTTCTCTCAAAAGCCAGTGTGGATCAATACTATAAGTCAACATATGCGCCAACAAACAGGCATCAACAGATTTAGTTGCAAAAGGGAGGTGATTGGGATCAGTAATGACATCCATATTTTGCCCTTGTAACCCTATGTTGACTTGATGGCTGACCAAACAGGAACGAGTATCAATTTCAGCGCTTAAGTTACCGATTTTCACTAAATGAAAACCAAAGATTTTGGACCACCACGGTTCCAATTGACGTTCCAGAGCGATACGGTAATATTCTCCCCACGGTAATTCAGCCCAAGAAGCAGGGAGTGTTATTTGCTTGATTGAACGCGCTGATTGCATGTCGTCTTCCTTTCAACCTACTTATAAACCTACTATGAAAATGAGGCATATAATGGAGCTTATCAGGATACCAGCCCTTTCAGATAACTACATTTGGTTACTTTGTGATGAAAACAAACATTGTGTCATTATCGATCCCGCTGAATCACAGACTGTCATTGATAGTCTAGCAACAAATCAACTTATTCCCGCTGCGATTCTGCTGACACACCACCATCATGATCACGTTGGCGGAGTTCCTGGGCTACTTAAGCACTATCCTGAATTACCCGTATACGGCCCTGAAGAAACACAAGACAAAGGAACAACTCACATTGTCTATGAAAATAATACCGTTGAGATAGGAAGTTTTTCTTTCCGAGTCATAGAATTGCCAGGGCATACACTTGGTCACATTGCATTCTATCAGGCTCCCTATCTGTTTTGTGGAGATACTCTGTTTTCCGGCGGTTGTGGCCGTCTATTGGAAGGTACAGCCGAACAAATGTTTTCCTCTCTGGAGAAAATTTCATTATTGCCCGATGATACATTGATCTGCTGTGCTCACGAATACACGGCGGCAAATATGAAATTTGCAAAAGCAGTATTACCTGACAATCCAATTATTCACAATTACTATCAAAAAATTCTTAAATTACGTGAAAATAACCAGGCAACGATCCCAACAAATTTACAAACAGAGAAAAAAATCAATGTTTTTTTAAATTGTCACGATGTTGATTTACAAAAAAATATCGGTATCAAACCTAATTCAATACCACTTTCTGCTATTTTTCAGCAATTAAGGTCTTATAAAGATCGATTTTAATTTTATTGGGTTGTCTTCTACGTAATAGGCCAGTATTATTGCTCACCTTTTAGGCAAGCATCAGAAAAGAACATGAAGACAAAAGCAATCTTGTTCACCTCTGTTCTTCTTGCTGGGTGTCAATCGAGCCTGCAAACAAAGGTTCCTTCCCAGCAACAAGCACAGAAGATGTCTTCAACGAATCAGAAAACAAGCGGTATTGCAGAACCAGAAGATACTGCAAACTGGAGGATGAGTCCGACAGCCCAGCAAAATTTGTGGGGACATATTCGCGATGAGTTGAAGATGGAAATTCCTGATAATAGCAGGGTGAGCGAACAACAAAATTACTATTTGAAACACAAGGGTCATATCCAAAATGTAATATTGCGTGCAGAACCATACATTTACTGGATAGTTGAGCAACTTGATAATCGACATATGCCAATGGAGCTGGTATTGCTGCCTATAGTGGAGAGTGCCTTTGACCCCCATGCTACTTCCTACGCCAAGGCGGCAGGATTATGGCAGATTATCCCAAGTACTGGCCGTTATTATGGGCTGAAACAAGATAAATGGTACGATGCCCGTCGTGACATTGCGGCATCAACAACCGTCGCTCTTGATATGCTTGAGTATCTCAACACACGATTCAATGGGGATTGGCTTTTGACCATTGCCGCTTACAACAGTGGCGAAGGCCGGGTTATACGTGCAATCAAAGACAATAAAGCACAAGGGAAACCAACCGATTTCTGGTCGTTGTCACTGCCACGGGAAACAATGCACTATGTTCCCAAGATATTGGCACTGAGTAATATCATTCGCCATAACGAACAGTTTGGTTTCAAACTTCCTAAGCCTAACAACCAGCATGCACTGGCAAAGGTTGATGTAGGGCAACAAATCATGTTGTCACAAGCGGCTGAATTATCAGGGCTATCATTAACGTCAATCAGGGCATAT
The sequence above is drawn from the Xenorhabdus ishibashii genome and encodes:
- the dnaQ gene encoding DNA polymerase III subunit epsilon; the protein is MSTAITRQIVLDTETTGMNKLGVHYEGHNIIEIGAVEVINRRLTGRHFHIYIKPERLVDPEAFEVHGISDEFLQDKPKFADISDEFIEFIRGAELIIHNATFDIGFMDYEFSKLNRNIPPTAEFCSITDSLMLARKLFPGKRNNLDALCERYHIDNAKRTLHGALLDAEILADVYLAMTGGQTSLAFSMEGETSGSAQVAEIQKITRPQTELKIVYASDEELIQHESRLDLVEKKGGSCLWRVKPEQLH
- a CDS encoding class I SAM-dependent methyltransferase, yielding MQSARSIKQITLPASWAELPWGEYYRIALERQLEPWWSKIFGFHLVKIGNLSAEIDTRSCLVSHQVNIGLQGQNMDVITDPNHLPFATKSVDACLLAHMLTYSIDPHWLLREVDRIMIDDGWLVISGFNPVSILGFRKMIAPIYHRQSCRTQMFSMLRQLDWLRLLNYEVIHHANFHVLPWHSGKRFDNSCMSIFGCLNVIIARKRTIPLTLNPMRATLMKPRFNNALGAAKNIHRRY
- the gloB gene encoding hydroxyacylglutathione hydrolase; translation: MELIRIPALSDNYIWLLCDENKHCVIIDPAESQTVIDSLATNQLIPAAILLTHHHHDHVGGVPGLLKHYPELPVYGPEETQDKGTTHIVYENNTVEIGSFSFRVIELPGHTLGHIAFYQAPYLFCGDTLFSGGCGRLLEGTAEQMFSSLEKISLLPDDTLICCAHEYTAANMKFAKAVLPDNPIIHNYYQKILKLRENNQATIPTNLQTEKKINVFLNCHDVDLQKNIGIKPNSIPLSAIFQQLRSYKDRF
- the mltD gene encoding murein transglycosylase D; its protein translation is MKTKAILFTSVLLAGCQSSLQTKVPSQQQAQKMSSTNQKTSGIAEPEDTANWRMSPTAQQNLWGHIRDELKMEIPDNSRVSEQQNYYLKHKGHIQNVILRAEPYIYWIVEQLDNRHMPMELVLLPIVESAFDPHATSYAKAAGLWQIIPSTGRYYGLKQDKWYDARRDIAASTTVALDMLEYLNTRFNGDWLLTIAAYNSGEGRVIRAIKDNKAQGKPTDFWSLSLPRETMHYVPKILALSNIIRHNEQFGFKLPKPNNQHALAKVDVGQQIMLSQAAELSGLSLTSIRAYNPGYKQGMTSPYGPHYIMLPMKNVNQFKASLADKNVLNDIRQTVKHNTHKLQQQSHYTVRAGDTLSAIAKRFNTTHRELQKLNSLKTADRLQIGQVLRIDNSGSVTYRVRKGDSFFSIAKRHGVNLNDLISWNKNLKIKEIKPGIALTLYLN